The genomic region CGGAACCCACGCGGCCTGTACCAAAGTAAGGCAAGTATACCACTAACCCACTTATATATCCTCTGTGAGCTTTTTTAGTTGTCATCAcaatctttgaattgaattcCTTTGTTGTTACTGTTAACGCAGTGTTAACTGTGAAAATCAGTTTGGCAGCTCCTCATGGCATGCAGATTTATATAAAACAATATAAAATACAGATAAAATGCAATCTTAGGTCAGTTTTCGCAAGGGATGAGCAGGGGTGGGGTGATGATTTTAACAacctgatggaaaaaaaaaaagctgtagcTCAATATTGAAGTTCTCGATTTTAAAAAGCAGTCTCAAAAAAAGTCCACGCTTGGCGGCCGCCGAATCCCCAGGGGGAATCGTGTTCCAGAGAATCAAGTTATTTAGCGGGCAGAAGGTATTTACTGTGACCGACAACAGTTCCGCTCTGCTGTATTGCACGAGTACTAAAGATGTTACAAGAAAAGTTACGAAAAAAGTTGCAATACTGCCAACAGCTGAGGAGCGCCGGGCGGCTGCGTCTGTGCGCGCGGTCATCTTGCTCCGCCAATCCTAAGTGTTGCTTTGGTTTACGTGAAAGAAAGATgacagccagaaaaaaaaacggtactggaACTGCAATATTTCCAGTCAAAAACGGCCTAAAACAGAACATAATTCCTCATTACCTGTTGAAAATCATCGAGTCTTGTACCATGTAAAGATTTGCATTACCAAGTGGCATGAAATCATTGCTCACTAATGAACGACGGTACTAATGCTTGTGTTCACCCGTTGATGTAACCCACAATACATTCCACGCCAAAATAAATGCCCAGTTAGCATTGCAGGAATATGATCAGTTTGTCAATATTCAATGCAACATGAGATGATTAGTTAATGTCATTCCTTGCGGTCACTGCTTTGAGGAATGACTTGTCTTGGGTCTGATATACTCATCCAAAGTCGAAAAGTGACTCTCGGAAGTCATGTGGTTAGTAGAATAAGGGTCTTTGAGGTTTGGGTGGACGAGGTGAGGTTTCCTTCCACCGTCTTGCCTTAAAACATTCACATTGGTGCAGTTGCTCATGGAACGAGGGAGAAGGTTGGTGTACGTGTTTGCGTGGGCTTCTCTAGGAAACGGCATCATGGGCTCTTGcttgaccgagatgtgagactcTTGCTTTAGTTGGAACCCAGTCTGAGGTTCTCTTCCTACTTGGCCCTTCATAAATTCATTCCTTTCCAACCCCTCCAAGAGTGGGAAAGCTCCCAGCCCCTGAGCGCTCTTTTCTGAAGCAGCAACAGCGTTCTGCAATGTGTCCTGAAACGGATTCAGGGCACCAAAATTGTTCCATACATTTTGGAAACCCGGGGTCTGGCTCCCAAGGTGGTTCTGGACCCGATTATTGAAGGAAGGACCCGCCCCCTGGTGCTGCGAATGGAAGAGCGCATGGGACTGAGGCTGGCCCATCGCAGGAACTTGAAGACCTGGGTCCAAGCACTGCAAGTCGCTTATGgagagctcagggaggacattGCTTTCACCGGGGAACCCAGAAGTATGGTTTTGATGCTGCGGCTGAGCGCTCTTGGGCTGGGGCAGATTGCTCATGACATTAGAAGGATTGATGGAGGATGTCTCCACTTGGTTGGAGTTTGTCCAGGTATGGCTGACATTTACATGGTAGGGTTGGTTGAACAcaggttgctgctgctgcatcagAGATGGAGGCTGCCTGGGGTACATGTTGTGCTCTGCAAAACAGAAAATTGACTTCTAATATACGGTGCTAGAAACAGAGTGAATGCGGATTGTATGTTcgtttttcccccaaaaataaataaataaataaaaagctgaGGATCTTTGGTCGGGGAAAGCAAAATTTGTTACAGCCAACCTTAACAAGAAAACATATTTGTAGCGAGCAGCACAAATGTAATCAGCATCGAgagaaacatttttgaaaacataCACAACAGTATGGTATTGTTAGGTACACTTGTATTTTTTGGCAGTGGTAAATTCTTGGCAGCCAGTGCACTGACCTTGCAACTATCAGATTACAGATTGTTTCCCGTCACAGTTTTATGGAATTATTGTCCTTCTGTTACAACGTTGGTATCAGTGTGCGGACTAGCCCTGGCCTCGGTCCCGCAGGTGTCAGGGAGTCCAGTTTACTTAACATTCTGTCTGTTATCTTGGATTAAATACTAAACGACATGTTGTTTGGCATTCTTTGGTCTCATCTTATGCACAAGAAAATTAAATACACACTTAGAACGGGTGATTACAGTATTTTGATCAGGCAACTCAGCTACCTGTTATAATTGATGGAATTTGGAAGTAGTTCATAACGGGGAAAAAAATTGCGCCTAACTATTTGGAACAaacaaaactttatttataatggAGAATGGCAACGGCAGTGCAGTGTCAGCAAGTCATTTTGGTTAACCTTGGAACTAGTCTGTTTTGTAAGATGATTGTCATTTTGCCTCGGGTGACATTTCTGTATCAACTACTGTGAGCAACATACTCTCTAGTAGTCACTCAGGCACTCAAACTCTCaaggttttttgttgtttttactgGCTCCCCAAATGTTAAGGAGATCATGGCGATAGAAGGCCACCAAATATTAAAAACTCCATTTGTCTCAGGACATCTTCTTAAATCCCTGAGCCTCTTGTAAGGCTGTTTTTCCTGAAATACTGTACCTTGCATATGATTCCCGGTATTTTGTGGCACTGCCGCTTGCTTACTCATAGCCAGGCCAGGAAAGGGCACAGCTAGAAAAATGCAGAAACACCTCTGTCACATTCATGTATTTATGTTGTATGTACTCACTTTGGATGTCAACATAAGAGCATGTGTCGTCAGTGACAAATCTTACCTGAACATCCCCACATCCTCATTAAGTTCTCTCTgctacgtttttttttattattaccatAAGGGTCTAAACAAAAGAAGCAGAAAATACGTATTGTAATAAATGTTGTGCGGCTTCTTCGACAAATGGCGGCCATCATCGGGTGCATACTGCTAACCTTTGTCATCAGGAAGATATCGGAAGGCCAGAGGCTCGCTGACTTCCACGTCAGACGGTCGGCGTAGCTGCATGTGTACCGTCACTGACTCGGTGATCGAGGTGTTGTAAAAAGGCGGCGTCCGAAAGACGATGGCCACTTGACGATGAACGTCGACTTGAGAGAATGAGCCTTTGGCCTCCCAACCGTCAGAGGAGAAAAATCGCACTTCGATGtcatctataaaaaaaaaagagagggaaacagaaaatgaaatgcaaaaaGTGGCCCTTCAAATAATTActtaaaaagaaataattaaaaaaaacgaaatCACAAACACAGAAGGAAACATGACAATAGACATTTCCCACCAATGTACCTTTTTGCACTTTATCACAAAGCAGGAAGATCTCGTCTCCTCCCTTGACAGAGCCGCTGTTGCTGTTGATCCGGCAGATCTTCAACTCCGCCGTGTTTGGGGCCCCTGTTGTTTTAAACACGTGGAAGCGAATCGCAGGTAAACACAATGGAGTGAGACGAAGACAGAAAAGTTGAGTCACGTGTCTGTTGGCAGACGAGGAAGTACTCTATGGTAACACTTTTGTTTGAGGGTTAGTGTCTGTACAGTATACAACTTCCTCTTtctcagtgtgtgcgtgcgtgtgtgataaACACTGAAGTAGTTCACGAGTGACTAAAAGTTCTGAGGAATAATTCTTGCTGTTGGAAATGCAGCTGAACAAACAGTGCAGTGTATTATCAGAGGCATTCCTGTGCTCCAAATGAGTGGaatgttatttttctttctttttacaatTGCCCGAAGGGCATCTATAATActgtaacattttgcaaaaacatACTGAACAGTCAAACAGAACATGGAAGGAAATATTAGTCGATTAAGGCACAAATGAATGACTTAAGGTGCAAAGAAACTCACTTGAGCGTCATTGTTTGTCAATGAATTAAACATTTTGATATTAACAGCTGTTAATGATGCACTAGCATAACTGttattaatgataataataacaaatctaaataaaacaaaaaaaataataagtataaataatatatagattatatataatctatatattataatatatatatatatatatattattattctgtacaattataaataaaaataataattctaaaACACTGACTGTCAAGGTACTACAGTATTTTGAGAGATATTTCGAGCCGACAATTTAATCCAATTTAAATTTGATCTAATTAAACAAAAATGACTCACTGTTGTCATAGATGGGGTTGCTGACTACAGTGTTGAGGGCTCGAGTGTAGTGGCTGTTTTCATCTTGCAGGAAAACCTGTATGCACAAGCGGACCACGTTCAAGTCGTACTCTTCCGTCTGCAGCAGCTGCTCTTGCGGCACtgtggtcacacacacacatgcacaattaCAAAGATGCTTGTGACtatcatttgaaaaacaacacaggtCTGGCAAATAGCGAGCTCATTCATACGTGCATTAAATCAAGTCATAAAAGCGGAATGTTTGGGCAAGACAGATATGCCCAAACAATAGCTTTCAGCTCCCCACCTACAATTTGTCGCCACAGTGATGCTGAGCAACGTCACAGCAGAGTGGAAAGAAGGGCGTGCGTGAGCGTGTGCCTGTGTGTATAACCGAGAGCTGAGACTCCCAACGCGAGTGCCCGAAATGGCTGGTGACGTGTGTGAAAGTAATGTAGTGGGGCCAGAAAGCGTGTTAGTGAGTCTTTGACTGGGGTGGCTCTTATGTACGTATGAGATGGAAAGATGGCTTAAGTGGCATAATAGCTTGTTGGGTGTTTCCCTTCCTCCTCAAACTGGCATCATCTGTGAACAGACCAGACACTGCTATTTCGGGCTCACTATTGGATATTTttagaacccattattgtgtccATTATTCCTTCATCAAATAAGATACTATTTCTGATTAAGGGTGTTACAAAACAGACTTTTCCGGATAATGGTTTATTAATAAATTAGTTTCGTTTATTTGGTATTGTTTAGTGAttaccaaaaaacaacaacactaaacaccaataaagcacaaaaagtccaaagtaaaagcagatgtttgcaaatgtcttgttCAAACAGAAGATAAATCCTTCTGTTTTCATAGAGGACTAGAGAAATGTGTAgttcctgtgtgctcatgtgtatgatgtggctctttgcggtaacaaagtcaaaaaatgtggctcttcgtctctgactggttggccacccctgctctaaatcaTGACTCGATTATTAAAATACAATAATTTGATAATTGATTAGCTGTCGATTAATTGTGACACCTGTACTGCTATTAGACACTTTCTCGTGTCTGTCAGAAACGTGTGTCTGGATGAAAAGAGAGAGGAAGTAATGCCCTCTGATGGAGGAAGAAGTCAAGTTTCAGAGCAGAAGTTAGCTGATGAGAGAGAGGGATACACATTACACAAACTGTGGCAATACAGTACTGCTTTAAGTGAAATCGACCGGTGCCACTTCTGTATTCATCTGCATGCAACTGTAACGCTTAGCTATCATTCGTGGCTGATAGTTGGAAGGGGTGACAGCCCATTTACCAAAACAGACAACAAAATAAGCTTTATAACAATTGCCATGATGCCCTCGCACTGTTTACATCCATCTTAACCTGTCAGGTGAGGCCTATGGGCAAATTAGAGTACTGAAGTTCACAAACTCGTTTACTCCCTGTGTACTATTTTCCCAGTGAGGATCAAAACATTGGCAAGAAAACAACAACGAGAGACCCGATGGATCCTCACCAGGATTTTAGGTCAGAGTTTGTCAGCAAAGCAAATAGGAAAGCAGTAGTGTTGCGAATTAAACCTCGTCTTGAAGCCATCTTCCCACAATTTTACAACTGCATGAAGAAAATGACCCAACCCTGCTTTTAACGTCAACACTGATAAGCACCCTCGGTTAACGACTCCCTCCCCGTTTAATGAATTCTGCATTCCAAggcctcacgttctctatgtgcTCAATGGAGTAACTGTGCCCAAGAATAGGGAAGTAGCCTAACGCTTGTTTGCGCGACAGCACCGCTGTCTGCCTGCACAAATGGAAGAAACAGCGTTTCACTAGACACCTCAAATCAGGTGGCACGAGGTGAGGAAAAAATAGGTCAAGTTCTTTTGAAAGGTTGAAATTGTTGCTGACAATGATAATTGTGTAACAACATAATCACATATTATTAGAACaatcacaaaagaaaaaagatactCGCCAAATAAAATGTGATTGGTAATTTGCTAATTGCCATTTGAATAGTTGCATGACTGCTGAGACACGAGCATACTTCTTTGAGCCCAATATACAGAAAAGCAAATGACATCACATACTAAGCATCCAGTCACGTTCCTTGCGTATTTGAGAACTAGTGATTAGTATATGCTGCGCTGCATTAAGCATGGTTAGACCCCTCATTTTGCTTCTTTACTTTGTATTTTGGCTTAGCAACaacatggaaaaacaaaaagaggattgcAGTTTGTAGTTTTCCATTCAGTTTCTATAGCGTGTGTACAAAATTCAACAGATGGACCTTTTATTTTCACAACAAGAAAAAGAATAAGAACATTTATCTCAACATTTCTAAGCATTCATGCTCAATTTCCGCGGATGGTCATTGAAATCTTGGTTATGTAGTTTGATTGCCCTTAGGTGTAAATGTCTCGCTCAAAGCCAGCTGGGACAGACCTTGGCACACCCGCGACCCAAATTGGGGTAAGtggttttgaaaataaatatatggATGGAAACTTTAACATGGTCCGTAACGGAACAAACAGGACGAGACCATCACTGCACAAGTGAGCGCAAAACCACACAACCAGACCCCCCCTCTCttatttttaaatccatttGATTCACTTACATGACAATGTTACTGGAGATTTCATCACATAGAAATGAAAATACTGAGATGTCAAAGGACTCACCATTGAAGGGGTTCATCCCTCTGCTAATCCTTTGTAAAATGGCATCTTTGACCTCCCGCTTCTTCACGCACCGGATACCCAGATTCTGGAAACTGAAGAAATCAAAAAATACGACATGAACACCAAAACTAGATGTCCACAGAGATTGGAAAATATTTACTGTTGAAAAGTTGAAATTCTgaagatttggacaattttttAATAGAAATAACAACATACTACTACTAGTACTActattaataacaataataaaaaaataatcaaagtctgctttattgtcaatctcttcacataataataataaaactacAACAACTACTACTGTTTTTTTAACAAAGGTAATGAAATGATCAATTGATGATCAAAAACCACAATCAGTGAATTTAATAATGTATTAGTTATTTATTTGCTTAATTGCTCTTCCTGGGCACTGAAACTTAGTCTTTGTGTAATCCTGCTCACAGCATCTGTCCCTTTATTGATAGTTTTACCGTGTGTCAAAATACCATAACAAATGATCACCAACAAAGCAGATTGTGGTGGGGTAACACACTTGAATAGTGCTTTCTGCAAATGTTTACTACTGCGAGGCTCATGAGAGGTATGCAAATCAGAAATACCAAAGTATCGTGACTGAATCGCAAAGGCTCGATTTTACACGCAACCTCCGTTTTCCCTTTCTACCACACATACAGGCTGCATCAGTGATGTCACTCGGGGAATTCCCATGATGCTGTGCTATATTTTTTTGGTGTTTGTCAGCAtgcatatatgtatatttgTCATGCTTAACCTATTAAAACAAAATGGACTTATGGTGATAATGACTCAGCTGACATATTTGCAGAGGTCACATAGAACTCACGCGATTACTTTGCGATCCGGCCCAAATTCGGCCTCATAGTAGCCATCTTTGCAGTCCTTGCCCACCAGATCATGAGGATGTGGCCTGTATGGCTCATTCTTCGTcaccaaataaacacacactttACCCTTGCCACTGTAATTCAAAATCTGTGGAGGAAGGAGAGAGACTGGTTGGAAATGTTAATCACAAGCATGTGCAAATAAAGTCAGTCAGTGAGCTATAGAATAGAAACGTTCATGAACACAGTTGGTCACCTGCAGACTGGGGTACGTCCTGTTGTTGTCCGTGCTTCTCTCACCGGGGATGCTGCCAGCCGAGCGACCCTCGCACTTGTAACGGAAGCGCATTCCTCTCATCCTGGGTTGCTCAAAGATGCAGATCGCGGGCTCGCCCACTAGAGAGGGAAGATGCTCCAAACAATCAGTGACCGCAAGTGCAGAGAATGCATGTAATCATTAGTGTGAAGGCACTTTTTTGTCCTGCTActccttccacataattcaaccgattcactccattccacttttgacgtattccaaatattcacgagaaGAGCGCCTAAAATTTTTCTCATTCTagaaattttccgttttcgcaaattttttttttctccattcacTCTTtatggcacattcaacatttcacatttacatcgttccagtttgaaattcacatcattcagcacattcaaatcacattcggGAAGATTTTCGACATTCCCAAAtccaaaaatttcacgttttcatgtttaaaatttccacaaaatttcatttttctcctctaatttctatatttttcaaccaattcaacccattccaactttaaactgttcatcttttgcctacctattccacaacttcccacttacccaaagttaaaaatgttcaattttgaaattcacactaaATTctacaaaatttcatttttcccttccaatttctacattttcaactAATACAACCCGTTCTAACATCAGTCTGCAGCATTCCCCAAGTATTTATTCAGctttttcgccttcacacgcaatttctccagaaattgcaatttCTAGTTTATTATGTGTTGGCGACACTAGTAACAACTTGTTGGTGACACATATGCAGATGAAATTTTTTGGTTACTGTGTGACTTCTTAAAAACAAACCGTGGAATTTCCTCTTTTCAACTCCTTGGGCTCTGCTTCCACTTCATTACTTGCAAAGTTTTCAGGGATCCACCCTGTTGTTTACAGTCATGCTTCTCTACTTTAACCATAGATGATAGCCACAGATGAGTATTTGCTATAATGCAAAAATGCAACATAGCTTTTCTGCAACTATGATAACTTTCATTCATGTTAGCATGGCATCTAAAATCATTCTCATCGCAAAAAAACCCCCATAACTCATAGTGGGAGCACACTGCATGGACTGTTTATTGAATTCATCTCACGCGACGGCGTTGAGCATCACAAAACAGTCTCCTGATTAGCATCTACTGCTATATTTGGGATTAGCATTGCTTCTTAAACTAATATCGCGTGACTTCTCCCACTGGGCCTGTGTGAGAGGAACGGGAAGTGAACCAGGAAGTTTCATGTGATGTGGACAAAACTTCGATGTGACAGGTGCCCCAACCAGacccaaatacacacacacacacacacacacactctctctctctttctctctctcactccctacacacagacacaatttACATCAAGGATGTCAGTATAAAACAAGCCCTGTCACATTTCTGTCCTAACTGCAGGGTGTACTATACTGCCAAATAGAAAAATGTGACGCTCAGAGATTCAAGTGATAATGTCAGTTCCAGGATAGATAGCTTGAGTCCCACCAGCTAAAAACAGCAACGGTTAACCAAGACAAGTCACTTGATTCTTTCCCTCAAAAGACAAATGGGGAAGTGAAAGTACACTGCTCTGCATTTTGTGATGcagtttgtcatttttttttgtggttcttCGACTCTTCAATTGTACTTACTCAGATGTTGGTCATCCTCAAGCATGGAGGGCAAAAGAGCTGGAGGAATAGAATCACAAGGGCAGAAAAATGTGGTAAACTATATTGATGGGTCTGCTGAATTTGCCAAatacatttgcaaaataaaCTACGGCAGCAATGACTTAACGGTGAAATAAAAGGTCATAGGTTCATAAAACTGAAaaaattaacaaaacaaaaaataatttgtcaCTTGAGAGATACTGTAAGTAAAcactagttgtactaggttcatcttgttttttctttttcaattacttctctggttcttctatatcaaacaaatttgttttaggttcatttacctgacatgtttcggcggaatcttccgccttcatcagagtgtgaTGACACTGTAGGGTTGCCATTCTGGAGCCAGGCAACTGTGATGCAAATACAACATAAAGACTATGTCATTCATTAAATCTCACAGTCCAGATACTGGTTTTGTCCAATAAATAAAAGCAGGATTGCTACTCACCATCCATGATGCACATGCAAACAGTGTTGATTTGTCACACGCTTCTGACTTGCTCAGAGTGAGTGACAGAAGACTAGAATAGAGGAGTCGGTGAAGGAAGTGCCCGGGCGGAAATCCCCAACTAGAACGGGCCAATCAGGAG from Syngnathus typhle isolate RoL2023-S1 ecotype Sweden linkage group LG8, RoL_Styp_1.0, whole genome shotgun sequence harbors:
- the rel gene encoding proto-oncogene c-Rel isoform X1, whose translation is MSLCCICITVAWLQNGNPTVSSHSDEGGRFRRNMSALLPSMLEDDQHLMGEPAICIFEQPRMRGMRFRYKCEGRSAGSIPGERSTDNNRTYPSLQILNYSGKGKVCVYLVTKNEPYRPHPHDLVGKDCKDGYYEAEFGPDRKVIAFQNLGIRCVKKREVKDAILQRISRGMNPFNVPQEQLLQTEEYDLNVVRLCIQVFLQDENSHYTRALNTVVSNPIYDNRAPNTAELKICRINSNSGSVKGGDEIFLLCDKVQKDDIEVRFFSSDGWEAKGSFSQVDVHRQVAIVFRTPPFYNTSITESVTVHMQLRRPSDVEVSEPLAFRYLPDDKDPYGNNKKKRSRENLMRMWGCSAVPFPGLAMSKQAAVPQNTGNHMQEHNMYPRQPPSLMQQQQPVFNQPYHVNVSHTWTNSNQVETSSINPSNVMSNLPQPKSAQPQHQNHTSGFPGESNVLPELSISDLQCLDPGLQVPAMGQPQSHALFHSQHQGAGPSFNNRVQNHLGSQTPGFQNVWNNFGALNPFQDTLQNAVAASEKSAQGLGAFPLLEGLERNEFMKGQVGREPQTGFQLKQESHISVKQEPMMPFPREAHANTYTNLLPRSMSNCTNVNVLRQDGGRKPHLVHPNLKDPYSTNHMTSESHFSTLDEYIRPKTSHSSKQ
- the rel gene encoding proto-oncogene c-Rel isoform X3 — encoded protein: MCIMDALLPSMLEDDQHLMGEPAICIFEQPRMRGMRFRYKCEGRSAGSIPGERSTDNNRTYPSLQILNYSGKGKVCVYLVTKNEPYRPHPHDLVGKDCKDGYYEAEFGPDRKVIAFQNLGIRCVKKREVKDAILQRISRGMNPFNVPQEQLLQTEEYDLNVVRLCIQVFLQDENSHYTRALNTVVSNPIYDNRAPNTAELKICRINSNSGSVKGGDEIFLLCDKVQKDDIEVRFFSSDGWEAKGSFSQVDVHRQVAIVFRTPPFYNTSITESVTVHMQLRRPSDVEVSEPLAFRYLPDDKDPYGNNKKKRSRENLMRMWGCSAVPFPGLAMSKQAAVPQNTGNHMQEHNMYPRQPPSLMQQQQPVFNQPYHVNVSHTWTNSNQVETSSINPSNVMSNLPQPKSAQPQHQNHTSGFPGESNVLPELSISDLQCLDPGLQVPAMGQPQSHALFHSQHQGAGPSFNNRVQNHLGSQTPGFQNVWNNFGALNPFQDTLQNAVAASEKSAQGLGAFPLLEGLERNEFMKGQVGREPQTGFQLKQESHISVKQEPMMPFPREAHANTYTNLLPRSMSNCTNVNVLRQDGGRKPHLVHPNLKDPYSTNHMTSESHFSTLDEYIRPKTSHSSKQ
- the rel gene encoding proto-oncogene c-Rel isoform X2 — encoded protein: MCIMDVAWLQNGNPTVSSHSDEGGRFRRNMSALLPSMLEDDQHLMGEPAICIFEQPRMRGMRFRYKCEGRSAGSIPGERSTDNNRTYPSLQILNYSGKGKVCVYLVTKNEPYRPHPHDLVGKDCKDGYYEAEFGPDRKVIAFQNLGIRCVKKREVKDAILQRISRGMNPFNVPQEQLLQTEEYDLNVVRLCIQVFLQDENSHYTRALNTVVSNPIYDNRAPNTAELKICRINSNSGSVKGGDEIFLLCDKVQKDDIEVRFFSSDGWEAKGSFSQVDVHRQVAIVFRTPPFYNTSITESVTVHMQLRRPSDVEVSEPLAFRYLPDDKDPYGNNKKKRSRENLMRMWGCSAVPFPGLAMSKQAAVPQNTGNHMQEHNMYPRQPPSLMQQQQPVFNQPYHVNVSHTWTNSNQVETSSINPSNVMSNLPQPKSAQPQHQNHTSGFPGESNVLPELSISDLQCLDPGLQVPAMGQPQSHALFHSQHQGAGPSFNNRVQNHLGSQTPGFQNVWNNFGALNPFQDTLQNAVAASEKSAQGLGAFPLLEGLERNEFMKGQVGREPQTGFQLKQESHISVKQEPMMPFPREAHANTYTNLLPRSMSNCTNVNVLRQDGGRKPHLVHPNLKDPYSTNHMTSESHFSTLDEYIRPKTSHSSKQ